The bacterium DNA window TTACTCATACACAAATCAAAGCTAATAAACCGACTATACTGGCCATATTCGACCCAAAGGCTGAACCCTCTATTCGAGCGAAAACGGTTATAGACGGGCTTTCCGCCGAATTTGGCGATTCGATTAGGTTTTTTAATATCATAATCGAGGAAGATAACGACGAATCTCCCAAATACGATTCTGAAAGACGAACACTTATCGATAAAGGCGCCACGCTTACAATGAGTTTCCTCGGATACCACGAACTCGAGGCCCTTAAAATGGAAGCCCTGCCCGCAATCATTTTCTGCCCGGGAACCGATTTGCGTTTCGAGGTTATCTCACGAGGGTATAATACTAGTCTCAAAAACTTGATCGAAGAAAGGATTGCGCTATGGCTTTCACGCTAGTGCTTTTTCTATCCTTAGTATGCACGTCTTTTTCAGGAATTCTTTCTGATGAGAATGTTCGACCCATTATTCAATCGACCATAGCCTGTCGTTTCGACCACCGATATGCCAAAGCAGATACTATAATCGACTCGTTAAGGCTGGTTTTTCCTAACGATCCAGCACCGCTTTTTTTAAAAGGCTCTAATCTTCATGATAAAATGACTCATTACGAGGACTATAGTGAAATTTTTACAATGAATTGTATTCTCGACAGTGCTATAACGCTTGCCTCGGAAAACCTTGTTGACCCTTGGAATTTTTGGATCATTGGTTCTTCATTGGGATATAAAGCCATGGCCGAAATCGAGTCCGGTAACTACTTTTCCGCTTACAATACCTCGCGCGAGGCTTTAGATTATTTAAAAACTGCGATGGATTCCCAGGAAACCCGTGCTGACGCGGCATTAGGTGCTGGAGGTTATTACTATTGGGTTAGTCGAAGCCTCGGTTTTCTGACTTACCTTCCTCTCGTTCCGGACAACCGTGAAGAGGGCCTTGAATTACTTCGCACGGCATTTACTGAATCTCATTATTCTCGTGATGCCGCTGCCCACGCATTGGTATATATTTTCTGCAAGTCCGAAGAGTTCGATTCAGCCAGAGCATATAGCTGTTACATTGAGGAAAAATATCCGTCGAGCCTTCTTCCGTTATGGTATAAGCTCTCTATCGCGGAAGCCTTGAAAGACCTTTCAAAATACCTCGTTGCAGCGGAATCACTCAGTTGCGCCCTCGACACACTCGGTATCAAGCAGGGGGCCAATGCAATCGAAATCCATTATTTTTCAGCTATCGCCGCTAAGGACCTAAAATTGTGGGACCGCGCGATTTTTCACTGTGATAAAGCCCTTGATTTCACTGATAATAAAGCATTATTCGAGCGATTCGAAGACGAACTCCATGAGTGCAAAACTATCCGTGAATACTCGAAAGAAAGGATGGCACAATGAAGTTGGGCGTGATCGGTGCTGGGGCATGGGGAACTGCCTTTGCAATTCATCTAGCGAAACAGGCGTATAAAATTTCCCTTTGGTGCTACGAAAATAAAACTGCAGAAAATATAACAAAAGGAGAAAATAACGACTTCCTGCCCGGGATTGAAATACCCAAACTTATTAAACCAACAACTCAACTATCTACTGTTGTCGAAGGCGCGAAAGCCATCTTTTTCGCGGTGCCCGTCCAAAACCTCGCTTCGGTAGTCAGCAGAATCTCTCCTCACGACATCTCAAAGGCACAAATTTTTATCAGCCTATCTAAAGGTATCGAACGAAGCACCGGTAAACTACCCTCTCAAATCATCGATGAAGCCCTGAAAATCCCATTAAAGACTATAGCCTTATCAGGACCATCTTTCGCCGACGAGGTCACGAAAGAGCGCCCAACAGTGATGGTAGCTGCCGGCAACATTCAATTATCCAGGGATGTTCGACGCATAGTCGCTTCAGATTACCTTCGTGCATACAGTAGCGACGACCGAGTCGGTGTCGAGTTAAGTGCCGCGTTAAAGAATGTCCTTGCTCTAGCATCGGGCATGTCTGATGGCCTTGGCCTCGGGGAAAACGCGCGTTCGGCGCTTATCGTTCGCGGCCTCGCCGAAATGCAGAGATTAACCTTGGCCTTAGGCGCTAACCCTCAAACCGCATTCGGAATCGCAGGCCTCGGGGACCTTGTTCTTACTTGCACTAGCGGAAAATCGCGTAATTATCGTTTCGGACAAATGCTTGCTCAGGGAAATCCCGCCTCAAAGATAATCTCGCTGAATAAATGGGTAGCAGAGGGTGTTTTCACAGCTAAGGCCGCATTAGAACTTGCAAAAAAGCATGGCGTAGAGCTTCCTATTACAGAACAAGTATCGGAAGTAATAGAAGAAAATAAAACTCCGTTAGAGGTTTCTTACGCCTTGATGACAAGGCCTCTTAAAGACGAATTCCCAAAATAGTTTATTATTAGCCTGTTGATAGTGTATTTAGCGGTTTAATTGGATTTTCCCCGTAATGCGCTTGTCTATGGCAGTTGGGACACAAGGCTATGGCATTTTCGACACTATCCTCATTACCTTCAGACAAAGCCTGAATATGATGGACTTCGAGATAAGGAGTGCCGTCCGATAGGCGTTTAAATGGAGCGAGTTTCCCACAACACTCTCATTTCCCATTAGCACGATAAAGAACCTCGGCAACAACATCAATATTGCGTATAAAAGATGTAGATACAATTTTTATTCTTTTTGGCATTACAGGCGCTGTTTTAAGGCGTTCCCACCGCATCCAAGGATCATCTCTGAGCGAACAAACCACTTTTTTGTGAAATGTTACTTCATCCTCTATAGATTCTTCAGACTGCCCCTTATCTAGATCAATATGGAAGGAATCCCCATTTCTAAAACGCCCGGAATTTATATATTTTTCGGTGGCTCTTGAGAATGAGGCCCAAAGGGCTTTGTTACTTATTAATCCTGGAAGTCCCGATATCGACTTCAAATACGCCCAAATTAATGGATACTTGGGATTATTGGAGAATATCTCCGGGCGATACTCAATCCCATCGATATCCAGAGGGGAATGATCCACCAAAAGCCATACACCTTCGTCTTTGCAGTCGAAACATATTGCCGCAAGATAAATCCCATAGACAATGATACTTATTGTGGACAAATGAACACCAAACCAGGCGTTATAGACGCCTTTGGTGTTTTCGAAGACCTTTTGAAAAAAGGCAACCGAGGCCCAAGAAATATCTTCACTTATGCCATACCTCGAAAACCACTGAGTTAATTCGTTTTCCCAGTCATAAGCCATAGCAGGGGGGGGTTCTACAATGAAAAATATTATTTAATAAAAACTAACTTGGTTCGCGCACACGAATTGGCAATGCGAGCGAAGTAAATACCTACCGGCTCAGCGCTCGCGTTCCAAATAACCTCACATTCCGGTGCAACCGATGGGATTCTGACTAGCATCGACCCATAAATGTTATATATCTGCACTTCGGAATCGAACGGCGCACGGGCGCGGATTGATACCTCACCATTAAAAGGATTGGGGTATGTCGTTATGGAAATCTCATCAGGACGCAATATCTTGTCATCAACAAGCGTCGGATCTAGCAGAACAAATGATTCCGATGTATCGGCCGTTGAGTTGAACACTGAATCGTGAACAGTAATTCGGAAATAGCATTCACCACCATGAGTATGTGGAAGATTGAATTCAAAATCCTCGTGCTCGGTAGGATAAGACACCTGATTAACCATATGCCATGTTGCGCCGGCATCTGTAGTATATTCTATCTCGGCGAGAATTACGCACCGGTTATCATATGTGTC harbors:
- a CDS encoding NAD(P)-dependent glycerol-3-phosphate dehydrogenase yields the protein MKLGVIGAGAWGTAFAIHLAKQAYKISLWCYENKTAENITKGENNDFLPGIEIPKLIKPTTQLSTVVEGAKAIFFAVPVQNLASVVSRISPHDISKAQIFISLSKGIERSTGKLPSQIIDEALKIPLKTIALSGPSFADEVTKERPTVMVAAGNIQLSRDVRRIVASDYLRAYSSDDRVGVELSAALKNVLALASGMSDGLGLGENARSALIVRGLAEMQRLTLALGANPQTAFGIAGLGDLVLTCTSGKSRNYRFGQMLAQGNPASKIISLNKWVAEGVFTAKAALELAKKHGVELPITEQVSEVIEENKTPLEVSYALMTRPLKDEFPK